Part of the Bacillus rossius redtenbacheri isolate Brsri chromosome 9 unlocalized genomic scaffold, Brsri_v3 Brsri_v3_scf9_2, whole genome shotgun sequence genome is shown below.
TACGTGTTGGTGCATGTCTTTTGGATTCGTGATGTCATCAATAAGCTGCAGAACCCTACGTCGGAATGATTTCATTTGTGCATCTGTCAAAGGTTCGATTTCTGGTAAAAGGCTTAGAAGAAACGACTTTTTTACTTGCCTATCATCGTTTGAATTcgattcaagtttccttttctttgcaTTCATGTATTCCATAAAGGACTTGTCCACTTCCGTCACTGTTTGCTTTTTACGCTTTGATAAATTATCTTTTGGGTTGGAAAAGGGATCATGAGTCATTTGTTGGGAATGATGAGCATGTTCTTGCGAGAAGTCAGTATTTGGCAGCATAGGTGAAGGAAGGGAAAGTTGTGGTGTTGTAGTTAGTATTGCGTTATCTGAGATATATTCCTCCTCTTCAGCCGCAACGTCTTCCGTATTTTGTGTTGGGTCAGATGAACTGTGTTCCAGGTTTTGTTCATTGATGACTTCTGGCAAATTCCCCGATGGTGTACCAAGCGTTTTTATGAATGGTAGGGTAAATTTCATTGCCTCCGATAGATAATATGGTTTCTTATTTTTGGAACTTGAACCACTTGGAGGTGGCTTTATGTGACGGACAAAAACTGAACggagatttttccatttttctttgcaTTCGTTAACTGAAAACAAACAACATTGTTCACATAAATATAAATCGTTGCAATGGATGAATTCCTAactaatttacagtaaacaaaaaacaaatacaaaagtgAAGTAGTATTAAGTATAATCCAGATATATAcaacatatgtttattatttgaagaaaaaatatataaatggtacATGGGGAATGTAttatgaagtaaaatttaatttaactttgttgCAGGTATTTGGCAACAGGAGGTACATTTGTATCGCTGTCGATGTACTTTGCTAGAGGAGAAAGCACAGTTATCAACATCATACGAGAAACTACCAAATTAATTTGGGAATCGTTGAAAGAGTCCTACATGCCTGTCCCAGGAGAAGAAAAGTGGAGAATGATAGCACAGCGTTTCTATTCACTGTGGAATTTACCCAATTGCTTGGGTTCATTGGACGGTAAGCATATTCGAATAGAAAAATTACCTGGAACTGGCTCAAGTAACTTTAATTACAAAATGTATCACTCAATAGTGCTGCTGGCTAGCAGTGATGCAGATGGTTTCTTCACTCTTATTGAAACTGGCTATGCAGGTAGAAACAGCGATGGAGGAGTGTTTCGCGCATCAGCTGTCAAACACTGGATTGCAAATGGAGGACTAGACATACCACCGCCTTCACGATTACCAGATGACGACAATGAGATTGACTTTCCTTTTTACTTTGTTGGAGATGAGGCCTTTCCATTGTCACAATATTTGCTGCGTCCTTACCCTCAGAGAACACTTGATGATGTTAAAAGAATATTCAATTACAGATTGAGCAGAGGACGGAAAACAGTGGAGTGCGCTTTCGGAATGATGGCAGAAAAGTTCCAAGTGTTGAACACTGCTATTCGCTGCCGAACTACGGAAAGAGTGGTTGATGTAATAAAATCTGTCTGCATTCTTCACAACTTCATTCGGAAAAGTGaaggtattaaatattttgctgGTGAACCATTTGGCAACTCAGAAACGCCcaacatcaatccacagccactaGAAGACCTAACGTTACATGATCGGTCTACTGCTCATGAAGTGCGGAATTACTTGGCAAACTATTTTCTAACACCCCGGGCTTCTGTTCCATGGCAGTGGAAATACTGTTACAATAACTAATTAGGTATTAAAGTATTTCATGTGTTTTTGTAGGTTACTGTGAGTATGACAACAACTTTGAACATGTGGTAAGTTTTATCGAAGTTCGTAAAAACCATGCGTAATTCCCTTGGGAACCAAGAAAAGATATCAatagaaagtaatttttatacgttACAAACGTTTTAGAATAAGGTATTTCTTCGAAGGACGAATAACCAttgtataaaaactatatttcttttactaataatgtatttgtgagatactaaatataaaacatgctgtttacatatacattttggtttttcacaagttagtttattatgatagatattttatatctAATTATTGTTGTTTAAGATATTGTCAACTTACCTGTGAGTTGCACTTCTTTTGCGACATCATTCCATGCTTTGTCAGTCACATCCTTTTTTGAATACCCTTTCAACTTGTAGTTATAGAGTTCTGGGTGTTTCTCAACTTCGTttacaaatttgatattaaacgCCTGCTCGCCCATTGTTCGCTACAATACAGTATCGCGCCGCGTAGGCTACTGGAGTAGCGTGGAGACCAGCATGCTGAGTCGCCGGGATTTACGTTGCTTACGACTTCCAGTCTCCGCCACTCCAGTATCGCCGTCTGAGTGACGCCATGCCTATCTACATGACGAGTCGCTCGGTCGCCGAGTCTCGCGGTATCTAAGCAACTTCAGTATCCCCGTGTGAGGAGGGCCGTAGCCATGCAGTCTGTCTCTGCGCCGAAGCAAAGCGCTTGCTCCGAAGCTCGCCCGAAGACGAACCACTTCACACACCCTGCGGCTGGCCGCGTCAAAGCACGTCAGGCCGCACGCCAAGACACGGAGAACTCTCTCGCGATCGACAGGAAAACTACCATAAAAACTTGCACACGTTCACGTGGCTCTCCGCGTCGCAGTCAGCTCCAGCGGACATTTGTaagaaccacggtgctgccatctgtggcggatggcacgaaccgaagttcacaaacacaaacggaaactttacagtattaactgtttagcgaattttaacaagatgggcagtattttaataaaattgctcgTCGAAATACAGATCCTAAGCCggggtttagttgtttttttttttcaagtctttttcgcttttatcgaagccattTCATTATACAGTTAACCTTTCGcatctgcaaatcgaatgattctatggttggcgtaactgctccggcagcgaattctaacggcgggtgcgggaactacgtgtgattcgcgtcaagaaatgtacctagtagatgaaaaaaaaaataaaaaaaattttgcgtatatttatcactctcggcattattttaaataattctacgttatatATCGTTTACTTATAAGTgaatttgcaacacgagaactcacgaatttgttcgttaccgaggttataatGTTGCACATTTTTGGTGAGTAGGGCCTACTGGAAGActcaatcacattttttttttaaatttgaagtgaGATTTGCTACTACGAAATTGACGATTTCATCGTCGTGGGCAACGAAAGCCTCGATATGCGTGCGATCATAAAAGTTGATGTTCGTGTCCAGGGCAGTGCGCGCGGGATGGTGAAAGTtgtctcgggggggggggggaaatcgtgATTATAGTCATCGGAACTCTGAGTAGAGTGCGTTCCTAGGGTGAAGGGAGGGGAAAGGTAGTGATTCGCAATTCCATGCCGGAGGTGCTGAGAGCTACCGAGAGAGCAGCTCGGACGGATTTTGTCCGGCACCTTGTGGCACGGCGGTCAAGCACTTTCTCGTCTGATGcggctcgaaaaaaaaaaaaaaaaaaa
Proteins encoded:
- the LOC134543018 gene encoding uncharacterized protein LOC134543018 → MGEQAFNIKFVNEVEKHPELYNYKLKGYSKKDVTDKAWNDVAKEVQLTVNECKEKWKNLRSVFVRHIKPPPSGSSSKNKKPYYLSEAMKFTLPFIKTLGTPSGNLPEVINEQNLEHSSSDPTQNTEDVAAEEEEYISDNAILTTTPQLSLPSPMLPNTDFSQEHAHHSQQMTHDPFSNPKDNLSKRKKQTVTEVDKSFMEYMNAKKRKLESNSNDDRQVKKSFLLSLLPEIEPLTDAQMKSFRRRVLQLIDDITNPKDMHQHVPAYQQTPTYSYSVSTHSSLATDNASICSSPGNQTIPQKVQDTETQQYFEVIQETLQYEQEHNVM